A window of Nitratireductor kimnyeongensis genomic DNA:
CCCATCAGCTCCGTCACGCCCAGTGTGAAGGCAAGCGAGGTGCTCTTGATGATGTCGACGAAATAGTTGACCAGTGTCGGGGCAGCAATTCGAGCCGCCTGCGGCAGGATAATGCGACGCATCATCTGCGCTGTTGTCATGCCGACGGAGCGCGCCGCTTCCCATTGCGAACGGTCTACACCGAGGATCGCGGCGCGAATGCTTTCGGCCATATAGGCCGCGAAATGCAGGGTGATGCCCATAATCGCCGCCGTGACGCCGTTGATGGCTGTCAGGAACGAAAACACCTGCGGCAGGCCGTAATAAAACAGGAAAAGCTGCACCAGGAGCGGCGTGCCTCGAAAGAAGCTGATGAATATCTGCGTGAAACCATCGAGAAGCGGAACGCGCATGACGCGAACGACGGCCATCAGCGAAGCGAGCAACAGTGCAAAGACCATGGCCACCGACGCCATCGCAAGCGTCAGCGGCACATATTTGAGAAGCACAGGGACAAGCCCCAGCATGTAGTCGAGATCAAGCGGTCTCATTGTCCCCGGCTCTCATTGGCGTTGCGTGTTTATTGGCTGATGTCGGTGCCGAACCACTTCTGCGAGATTTCGCTCAGCGTTCCGTTTTCCTTCAGCGTCGTGATGGCCGCATCCACGCGGTCTCGCAGTGCCTTGCCCTGATCATCGTTGCGGAACGGGAGCGCATTGCGAATCTCGGAAAACGGCTTGCCGGCAAGCGAAAGCGGCAGCGGCGTTTCCTTGATCACCTGGCTGGCGCTGACACGGTCCATCACGAAGGCATCAACGCGCCCCAATGCCGTTTCCTGCTCGAGATTGCTCTCATAGGTCTTGATTTCAATCTCGTCGGAGTATGGCAATTCGCGCAGAAGCTGCTCGAAATTTGAGCCGAGATTGACGGCGACCGAACGGCCCTTGAGGCTTTCCGGCCCGGTGATCTCGCCTTCATTGCCCTTCTTCACGACCACCTGCGCGCCATCGATCACATAGGGCTGCGAGAAGGCGAATTTCGCTTCGCGTTCCGGCGTGATGGTGATCTGGTTGGCAATGGTGTCAATGCGTCCAGACTCGAGTGCACCGACAAGGCCGGAAAAACTCATCGTGACATACTCCACCTCGTCACCGGTCTCCTTGACCACGGCATCGATGAAATCCACCTCGAAGCCCTGAAGCTTGTCCTGTTTGACGAAGGTGAACGGGAAATAGCCACCCGACATACCGACGCGAACCGTCTCTGCTTGGGATGCCGATACGGTGGCGGCGAAAATTGCTGCTGCTAGTGCCAGTTTGCGCATTGAAATCTCCAGCGGCGCCCTGCGCCTGCTTGTTGCTTGGTGCGGCACAGATAGGAAGTGTAGAAAAAAATTCTATAAGCAGGCGATAAAAGCAATGCAAAAAGCCATTATTTTATATAAATCACAACCCTCGTAGCATTGGATGCTAATTCAGAAGGGTTTCTGAGCACGCAATGGCCATGCCGGATCTGTTTCAATGTCGGTATTCAGCCCCAGGAACACACTCTGGAACTGGAGTCTTCTCTTGCGTACCGACCATTCCTCGCCTAGAAGCCGCGAAAAGGCCACAAAGCCCGACAAAATGCCACGAAACGGTCACAGCATGGCTGCAATGCCTAATGACCCGGGTAATCTTTTCGAAAGCATAAGGGTTCATTTTCTATAAGCGGAGTGGCATTTTAGAATCTCCGCAGGGGCCCAAATAGGCGGGACGCGACAACATTCCATGACACGCCTGATCAAATATGCCTTTTTGCTGTCGACGGCGCTCGCGCTCGCCGCATGCAACGAAACGCTTGAAGACATCTCGCCGAAGGCCGAGCGTCAGTTACCGGCACGAATCGTCCAGACGATGAAGGCCAAGGGGATGAGCAAGACCTCACCCGTCATGATGCGCATCTTCAAGGAAGAGGGAAAGCTGGAGGTCTGGAAGGCCAAGACCAATGGCCGCTACGACATCATCGCCAGCTACGACATCTGCAAATGGTCGGGCCAGCTCGGGCCGAAATTCACCGAGGGCGATCGCCAGGCACCGGAAGGTTTCTATACGGTCCGTCCCGGCCAGATGAACCCGAAATCAAGCTATTATCTTGCCTTCAATATCGGTTTTCCTAATGCCTATGACCAGGCAAACGGTCGCACCGGAAAACACCTCATGGTGCATGGCGCCTGCTCATCCGCCGGCTGCTATTCGATGACCGATGAGCAGATCTCGGAGATCTACGCTTTTGGTCGGGATTCCTTCAAAGGCGGGCAACGCGAGTTCCAGGTCCAAGCGTTCCCGTTCCGCATGACGGCGGAAAACATGGCTCGTTATCGGAACGACCCGAATTATGAATTCTGGAAAATGCTCAAGGTCGGCTACGATCACTTCGAACTGACCAAAATGCCTCCGAAGGTCGATGTTTGCGGCAAGCGGTACGTGTTCAACAGCGAACCCGTCGACGGCCAGAGCTTTTCGCCGACCGCTGCATGCCCGCCAATGAGCCAGCCTGAATCGCTGCTCACGGCCTACCGTCAACACCAGGCATTATACGATATCGCGTTCAACAAGGCTCTCAAGACGCAAGCGGCAGTGGAAACGTCCGAAACCATCGCCGGGCACGAGGAAGCACGCCTTGTAGCCGACTGGAGCAAGCGCCGCGCCCGGGGCGAAAAGGTTTCGCGCCTGCCGCCCAACATTCCGTCGCCAACGGCCGTCGCCGAGGCACCTGAACCTGCATCCACGCCCGCTGTGTCTGCCACGGCTTCCGCCTATACGGCCGAGCCCACGTCGCCCCTTCAAAGCGCGTTGGAAGCCGCAGCCGCCACCGCCGCCCAGCCTGAGCAACAGGAGGCTGCGGACAACACCGCTGCGGTCGCGACCGAAACCACTGTGGAGGGCGCAGTGCCCAATCCGACACCGCGGCCCGACACAAGCGCTGAACGCACCGCGTCTGTCCCGGCACCGGCCACCGGCGGCCAAGCCCCTTCGCTGCGTCGGCGCATCCAGAATATCTTCAGCCGCTGATCGTGCCAGCCGCAGCACAGACATACGACCTCAAGGGGCTCAACTGC
This region includes:
- a CDS encoding amino acid ABC transporter permease — encoded protein: MRPLDLDYMLGLVPVLLKYVPLTLAMASVAMVFALLLASLMAVVRVMRVPLLDGFTQIFISFFRGTPLLVQLFLFYYGLPQVFSFLTAINGVTAAIMGITLHFAAYMAESIRAAILGVDRSQWEAARSVGMTTAQMMRRIILPQAARIAAPTLVNYFVDIIKSTSLAFTLGVTELMGAAQKEAAGSFLYFEAFILVAVIYWVIVEALTVVQRQLEARLGKAVAR
- a CDS encoding amino acid ABC transporter substrate-binding protein; this translates as MRKLALAAAIFAATVSASQAETVRVGMSGGYFPFTFVKQDKLQGFEVDFIDAVVKETGDEVEYVTMSFSGLVGALESGRIDTIANQITITPEREAKFAFSQPYVIDGAQVVVKKGNEGEITGPESLKGRSVAVNLGSNFEQLLRELPYSDEIEIKTYESNLEQETALGRVDAFVMDRVSASQVIKETPLPLSLAGKPFSEIRNALPFRNDDQGKALRDRVDAAITTLKENGTLSEISQKWFGTDISQ
- a CDS encoding L,D-transpeptidase family protein, translated to MTRLIKYAFLLSTALALAACNETLEDISPKAERQLPARIVQTMKAKGMSKTSPVMMRIFKEEGKLEVWKAKTNGRYDIIASYDICKWSGQLGPKFTEGDRQAPEGFYTVRPGQMNPKSSYYLAFNIGFPNAYDQANGRTGKHLMVHGACSSAGCYSMTDEQISEIYAFGRDSFKGGQREFQVQAFPFRMTAENMARYRNDPNYEFWKMLKVGYDHFELTKMPPKVDVCGKRYVFNSEPVDGQSFSPTAACPPMSQPESLLTAYRQHQALYDIAFNKALKTQAAVETSETIAGHEEARLVADWSKRRARGEKVSRLPPNIPSPTAVAEAPEPASTPAVSATASAYTAEPTSPLQSALEAAAATAAQPEQQEAADNTAAVATETTVEGAVPNPTPRPDTSAERTASVPAPATGGQAPSLRRRIQNIFSR